From one Streptomyces sp. SCSIO 30461 genomic stretch:
- the rpmB gene encoding 50S ribosomal protein L28, with amino-acid sequence MAANCDVCGKGPGFGNNISHSHRRTSRRWNPNIQRVRAVVGRTPKRLNVCTSCIKAGKVSR; translated from the coding sequence GTGGCTGCCAACTGCGACGTCTGCGGCAAGGGGCCGGGCTTCGGCAACAACATTTCGCACTCGCACCGCCGTACGTCCCGTCGCTGGAACCCGAACATCCAGCGCGTGCGTGCCGTGGTCGGTCGGACGCCGAAGCGGCTCAACGTCTGCACCTCGTGCATCAAGGCCGGCAAGGTCTCGCGCTAA
- a CDS encoding DAK2 domain-containing protein — protein MAGDGRTIDARVVRAWCALALEALGREREELDAINVYPVADGDTGTNLYLTVESAARSVEAVFAAYEPSVAVEPDLEDAVRAMAHGALIGARGNSGTILAQLLRGMAEVLVEQDGGVAAALRRAASSAREAVAHPVEGTILSVATAAGSAAVPDDDDAAALLAAYAGARTALDETPGQLDVLGRAGVVDAGGQGLLAVLGALLEAVTGEAPVRRRPVPRAHPAEPAAQSQEESQREPREPCAQGGPAFEVIYLLEADDPAVVRLKERLDGLGDSLVVVGGDGLWNVHVHVDDAGAAVEAGVEAGRPYRIRITHFDTAPPAESREPVQRAVVAVVPGEGLAVLCETAGATTVLARPGELPASGELVAAIRRAHAREVVLLPNAPELRHTAAAAAEQARTEGVRVALIPTRSPVQGIAALAVHEPDRRFDEDVVAMTSAAGATRYGELAVAERQSFTSAGVCQAGDVLGLIDGDVAVIGKDLASTAETVLDRMLSAGGELVTLVVPDEAPPGLADRLESHVRRGHLAVDTVVHDGAGAPLMIGVE, from the coding sequence GTGGCGGGAGACGGGCGGACGATCGACGCCCGGGTGGTGCGCGCATGGTGCGCGCTGGCACTGGAAGCGCTGGGACGCGAGCGCGAGGAGCTCGACGCGATCAACGTCTACCCGGTCGCGGACGGCGACACCGGCACCAACCTGTATCTCACCGTCGAGTCCGCGGCCCGGTCGGTGGAAGCGGTCTTCGCCGCGTACGAGCCGTCGGTCGCCGTGGAGCCCGATCTCGAGGACGCCGTACGGGCCATGGCCCACGGGGCGCTGATCGGGGCGCGCGGGAACTCCGGGACCATCCTGGCCCAGCTGCTGCGGGGCATGGCAGAGGTGCTGGTGGAGCAGGACGGCGGGGTGGCCGCAGCGCTGCGCCGGGCCGCGAGCTCCGCGCGCGAGGCCGTCGCGCACCCCGTGGAGGGCACGATCCTGAGCGTGGCGACAGCGGCGGGGAGCGCCGCGGTGCCCGACGACGACGACGCTGCCGCGCTGCTGGCCGCCTACGCGGGCGCGCGCACGGCGCTGGACGAGACCCCCGGGCAACTCGACGTACTGGGGCGGGCCGGTGTCGTTGACGCCGGCGGCCAAGGACTGCTCGCGGTGCTGGGAGCACTGCTGGAAGCCGTGACGGGGGAGGCCCCGGTACGGCGGCGGCCGGTGCCACGGGCCCACCCGGCGGAGCCGGCCGCGCAGTCGCAGGAGGAGTCACAGAGGGAGCCGCGGGAACCGTGCGCCCAGGGCGGACCCGCCTTCGAGGTGATCTACCTCCTGGAGGCGGACGACCCGGCGGTGGTCCGCCTCAAGGAGCGCCTCGACGGCCTCGGGGACTCACTCGTCGTCGTGGGCGGTGACGGACTGTGGAACGTCCATGTGCATGTGGACGACGCCGGCGCGGCCGTGGAGGCGGGTGTCGAGGCCGGCCGCCCCTACCGGATCCGGATCACCCACTTCGACACCGCCCCACCCGCCGAGTCACGCGAACCGGTCCAGCGCGCCGTCGTGGCCGTGGTACCCGGCGAAGGGCTCGCGGTGCTCTGCGAGACGGCCGGTGCGACCACGGTGCTGGCACGGCCCGGTGAGCTCCCGGCCAGTGGCGAGCTCGTCGCCGCCATCCGCAGGGCGCACGCGCGCGAGGTCGTACTGCTGCCGAACGCCCCCGAGCTGCGCCACACCGCGGCGGCGGCCGCGGAACAGGCCCGTACCGAAGGCGTCCGGGTCGCCCTCATCCCCACCCGCTCGCCGGTCCAGGGCATCGCGGCCCTCGCGGTCCACGAGCCCGACCGCCGCTTCGACGAGGACGTCGTCGCGATGACATCGGCGGCCGGTGCCACCCGCTACGGCGAACTGGCCGTGGCCGAGCGGCAGTCCTTCACCTCCGCGGGTGTCTGCCAGGCCGGGGACGTACTGGGCCTGATCGACGGCGATGTGGCGGTCATCGGCAAGGATCTCGCGTCGACGGCGGAGACGGTGCTCGACCGCATGCTCTCCGCCGGCGGTGAACTCGTCACCCTCGTCGTCCCGGACGAGGCGCCACCCGGCTTGGCGGACCGCCTGGAGAGCCATGTCCGCAGAGGGCACCTGGCAGTCGACACGGTGGTCCACGACGGGGCGGGCGCGCCCCTGATGATCGGAGTGGAGTAA